The Microbacterium sp. SORGH_AS_0862 genome has a segment encoding these proteins:
- a CDS encoding LacI family DNA-binding transcriptional regulator — protein MEDTTIARRRPTIRDVAAAAGVSRGTVSRVINGGHWVSPDARTAVEEAIRRTGYTANHAARSLATGRAGSLAFLLTEPQHLLFADPNFSLLLRGAAEALAQRSMTLVLLVAGTPEERANVAHFVSAGHVDGVLLISSHEADPLLDSLLDAGVPTVSCGLPLGHQGDLAAVAVDEEGSARVMTRHLLDRGHRRIAMIAGPDDTPGGRYRLVGFREELGEAFDPDLVEHGDYSRESGALAMARLLERTRDIDAVFAASDMMAAGAVVALRRAGLRVPEDVAVAGFDDSGLAAAHEPPLTTMRQPWDRISAEMVALLLEVIEGAPRRSITLPTELVVRDSA, from the coding sequence GTGGAAGACACGACCATCGCCCGGCGCCGCCCCACCATCCGGGACGTCGCCGCCGCCGCCGGCGTCTCGCGCGGCACGGTGTCCCGGGTGATCAACGGCGGGCACTGGGTGTCGCCCGACGCCCGCACGGCGGTCGAGGAGGCGATCCGGCGCACCGGATACACGGCCAACCACGCCGCTCGCTCGCTCGCGACCGGGCGCGCCGGCTCCCTGGCCTTCCTGCTGACCGAGCCGCAGCATCTGCTGTTCGCCGACCCGAACTTCTCGCTCCTGCTCCGGGGCGCCGCCGAAGCCCTCGCCCAGCGGTCGATGACGCTCGTTCTGCTTGTCGCCGGCACGCCGGAGGAGCGCGCCAACGTGGCGCACTTCGTCAGCGCCGGGCACGTCGACGGCGTACTGCTCATCTCGTCGCACGAGGCCGACCCGCTGCTCGACTCCCTCCTGGATGCGGGTGTCCCCACCGTTTCGTGCGGACTCCCGCTCGGTCACCAGGGCGACCTCGCCGCAGTGGCGGTCGACGAGGAGGGCTCGGCGCGCGTGATGACCCGGCACCTCCTCGATCGGGGACACCGGCGCATCGCCATGATCGCCGGTCCCGACGACACCCCGGGTGGACGCTACCGTCTCGTCGGATTCCGGGAGGAGCTGGGTGAGGCGTTCGACCCCGACCTCGTCGAGCACGGCGACTACAGCCGCGAATCGGGCGCGCTCGCCATGGCGCGTCTGCTCGAGCGCACCCGAGACATCGACGCCGTGTTCGCCGCATCCGACATGATGGCCGCCGGTGCCGTCGTGGCGCTGCGTCGCGCCGGCCTGCGCGTGCCCGAGGACGTCGCGGTCGCGGGCTTCGACGACTCCGGACTCGCCGCCGCCCACGAGCCCCCGCTGACCACCATGCGCCAGCCCTGGGACCGCATCAGCGCCGAGATGGTGGCGCTGTTGCTCGAGGTGATCGAGGGCGCGCCGCGGCGCAGCATCACCCTGCCGACCGAGCTGGTCGTGCGAGACAGCGCCTGA
- the metG gene encoding methionine--tRNA ligase — MSNGRSFYITTPIYYPSDVPHIGHGYTTVAVDTLARWHRQSGDDTWMLTGTDEHGQKMLRAAAANGVTPQEWVDKLVSEAWFPLLESLAVANDDFIRTTQERHEEGVRRFVQAIYDRGYIYAGEYEALYCVGCEEFKPESEILDGTGAFEGLKVCAIHSKPLELLQEKNYFFKLSEFAEPLLKLYKDNPDFIRPESARNEVVSFVRSGLKDLSISRSAFDWGIQVPWDPQHVIYVWVDALLNYATAIGYGVDEEDFERRWPAYHVVGKDILRFHAVIWPAMLMAAGLEVPRGVFAHGWLLVGGEKMSKSKLTGIAPTEITDVFGSDAYRFYFLSAIAFGQDGSFSWEDLSARYQAELANGFGNLASRTVAMIERYFEAIVPPAATYTDADLAIQQTVADAAASADAAMERFRIDEAIASIWTIVDALNGYITENEPWALAKDPEQAARLGTVLYTAAEGLRALAVLLSPVMPVATEKLWIALGAAESLGRLQDQPLREAGVWGALRPGTSVNGLSPLFPRVEQ; from the coding sequence GTGAGCAACGGCCGTTCCTTCTACATCACGACGCCGATCTACTACCCGAGCGATGTTCCGCACATCGGACACGGGTACACGACGGTCGCCGTCGACACGCTCGCGCGCTGGCACCGCCAGTCGGGGGACGACACCTGGATGCTGACGGGCACCGACGAGCACGGCCAGAAGATGCTGCGCGCGGCCGCGGCCAACGGCGTCACGCCGCAGGAGTGGGTGGACAAGCTCGTCAGCGAGGCATGGTTCCCGCTGCTGGAGAGCCTCGCCGTCGCCAACGACGACTTCATCCGCACGACGCAGGAGCGCCACGAGGAGGGCGTCAGGCGTTTCGTGCAGGCCATCTACGACCGCGGATACATCTACGCGGGCGAGTACGAAGCGCTGTACTGCGTGGGCTGCGAGGAGTTCAAGCCGGAGTCCGAGATCCTCGACGGCACGGGCGCGTTCGAGGGGCTCAAGGTCTGCGCGATCCACTCGAAGCCGCTCGAGCTGCTGCAGGAGAAGAACTACTTCTTCAAGCTGAGCGAGTTCGCCGAGCCCCTGCTGAAGCTCTACAAGGACAACCCCGACTTCATCCGTCCCGAGTCGGCGCGCAACGAGGTCGTCTCTTTCGTGCGCTCGGGCCTGAAAGACCTCTCCATCTCCCGGTCGGCGTTCGACTGGGGCATCCAGGTGCCGTGGGATCCGCAGCACGTGATCTACGTCTGGGTCGACGCGCTGCTGAACTACGCGACGGCGATCGGGTACGGCGTCGACGAGGAGGACTTCGAACGCCGCTGGCCCGCGTACCACGTTGTCGGCAAGGACATCCTGCGCTTCCACGCCGTCATCTGGCCGGCCATGCTGATGGCTGCGGGCCTGGAGGTGCCGCGTGGTGTCTTCGCCCACGGCTGGCTGCTCGTGGGCGGCGAGAAGATGTCGAAGTCGAAGCTCACCGGTATCGCGCCCACTGAGATCACCGACGTGTTCGGGTCGGACGCCTACCGCTTCTACTTCCTCTCGGCGATCGCCTTCGGGCAGGACGGCTCGTTCTCCTGGGAGGACCTGTCGGCTCGCTACCAGGCCGAGCTCGCGAACGGCTTCGGCAACCTCGCCTCGCGCACGGTCGCGATGATCGAGCGGTACTTCGAGGCGATCGTTCCGCCGGCGGCGACCTACACCGACGCGGATCTGGCCATCCAGCAGACCGTCGCGGATGCGGCCGCATCCGCCGACGCGGCGATGGAGCGCTTCCGCATCGACGAGGCGATCGCTTCCATCTGGACGATCGTCGACGCGCTCAACGGCTACATCACCGAGAACGAGCCGTGGGCGCTCGCCAAGGACCCCGAGCAAGCGGCGCGCCTCGGCACCGTGCTCTACACGGCGGCCGAGGGGCTGCGTGCGCTCGCCGTGCTGCTGTCGCCGGTCATGCCCGTCGCGACCGAGAAGCTGTGGATCGCCCTCGGTGCGGCCGAGTCGCTCGGGCGCCTGCAGGACCAGCCGCTGCGCGAGGCGGGCGTCTGGGGCGCGCTGCGACCCGGCACGAGCGTCAACGGCCTCTCGCCGCTGTTCCCGCGCGTCGAGCAGTGA
- a CDS encoding TatD family hydrolase yields the protein MSDPSQYVRQREKGSRDVSYPPSPEPLGVALYDNHCHLEIQDGDEAMSLDEQLERAASVGIVGVVQAGGDIESSRWSAWAAASHPRVLAAVAIHPNEAPAYAAAGRLEEAIAAIDELAAQPRVRAIGETGLDFFRTEPEGLGAQHESFEAHIALAKKHDIAMQIHDRDAHEAVLETLERVGAPERTVFHCFSGDADMARIAAERGYHLSFAGNITFKNAQNLRDALAVTPLDHILVETDAPFLTPTPYRGRPNAPYLVPVTVRFMAAELDMDPDELAAQLAANTLAVYGSFD from the coding sequence ATGAGCGATCCCAGCCAGTACGTGCGCCAGCGCGAGAAGGGCAGCCGCGACGTCAGCTACCCGCCCTCGCCGGAGCCCCTGGGCGTCGCGCTCTACGACAACCACTGCCACCTCGAGATCCAGGACGGCGACGAGGCGATGTCGCTGGACGAACAGCTCGAGCGCGCCGCATCCGTCGGCATCGTCGGGGTCGTGCAGGCCGGCGGAGACATCGAGTCGAGCCGCTGGTCGGCGTGGGCGGCGGCCTCGCATCCTCGCGTGCTCGCCGCCGTCGCGATCCACCCGAACGAGGCGCCCGCCTACGCGGCGGCGGGACGGCTCGAGGAGGCCATCGCCGCGATCGACGAGCTCGCGGCTCAGCCGCGCGTGCGCGCGATCGGGGAGACGGGGCTGGACTTCTTCCGCACCGAGCCCGAGGGGCTGGGAGCGCAGCACGAGAGCTTCGAGGCCCACATCGCGCTCGCGAAGAAGCACGACATCGCGATGCAGATCCATGACCGCGACGCGCACGAGGCGGTGCTCGAGACGCTCGAGCGCGTGGGCGCGCCCGAGCGCACGGTGTTCCACTGCTTCTCCGGCGACGCCGACATGGCGCGGATCGCGGCGGAGCGCGGCTACCACCTGTCCTTCGCGGGCAACATCACGTTCAAGAACGCGCAGAACCTGCGCGACGCGCTCGCGGTGACGCCGCTGGATCACATCCTCGTAGAGACCGACGCGCCGTTTCTCACCCCGACCCCGTACCGCGGCCGTCCGAACGCGCCCTACCTCGTGCCGGTGACGGTGCGGTTCATGGCCGCGGAGCTGGACATGGACCCCGACGAGTTGGCCGCACAGTTGGCCGCCAACACGCTCGCCGTCTACGGCTCGTTCGACTGA
- a CDS encoding sugar porter family MFS transporter has product MTTEALPTGTFSMRSPFGRRAIGLSVAAAVGGFLFGFDSSVINGAVKSIEADYTKEPILTGFVVAVALLGCAVGAILAGALSDRFGRLRVMLLGSVLFLVSSVGSALTFSVPDLIVWRVLGGLGIGIASVVAPAYIAEVAPRQIRGSLASLQQLAITLGIFAALLSNAVLAGAAGGADDTLWWGLEAWRWMFLIGVIPAAVYGILSFTMPESPRYLLARGRTQEAKKIFASLVPAADLDKTVNELTTAIETDRKNAKASLAGPALGLNPIVWIGIILSVFQQFVGINVIFYYSTTLWQAVGFDESNALLVSVITSVTNVLVTLIAIFLVDRVGRKPILLTGSVLMALSLGAMALSFSFATGEGTDISLPGAWGPVALVAANLFVVGFGASWGPLVWVLLGEIFPSRIRGKALGVAAGAQWIANFLVSWTFPELSSWSLPLTYLMYAIFAALSFVFVLWKIPETKGMELEQTETLFVKKPRQKK; this is encoded by the coding sequence ATGACCACCGAAGCACTCCCCACGGGGACGTTCTCGATGCGCAGTCCGTTCGGACGCCGGGCGATCGGACTCTCCGTCGCCGCGGCCGTGGGCGGGTTCCTCTTCGGGTTCGACTCCTCCGTCATCAACGGCGCCGTGAAATCCATCGAGGCCGACTACACGAAGGAGCCCATCCTCACCGGCTTCGTCGTGGCGGTCGCGCTGCTCGGCTGCGCCGTCGGCGCCATCCTCGCCGGCGCCCTGTCCGACCGTTTCGGGCGCCTGCGCGTCATGCTGCTGGGCTCGGTGCTCTTCCTGGTCAGCTCGGTCGGGTCCGCGCTGACCTTCAGCGTCCCCGACCTGATCGTGTGGCGCGTGCTGGGCGGTCTCGGCATCGGCATCGCCTCGGTGGTCGCGCCCGCCTACATCGCCGAAGTCGCTCCGCGGCAGATCCGCGGGTCGCTCGCGTCGCTGCAGCAGCTGGCGATCACGCTCGGCATCTTCGCCGCGCTGCTCAGCAACGCCGTGCTGGCCGGCGCAGCGGGCGGTGCCGACGACACGCTGTGGTGGGGGCTGGAGGCATGGCGCTGGATGTTCCTCATCGGCGTGATCCCTGCGGCCGTCTACGGCATCCTCTCGTTCACGATGCCCGAGTCCCCCCGTTATCTGCTCGCGCGGGGCCGGACCCAGGAGGCGAAGAAGATCTTCGCCAGCCTCGTTCCCGCCGCCGACCTCGACAAGACCGTCAACGAGCTGACCACCGCCATCGAGACGGACCGCAAGAACGCGAAGGCCAGCCTCGCCGGCCCCGCGCTCGGACTGAATCCCATCGTGTGGATCGGCATCATCCTGTCGGTGTTCCAGCAGTTCGTCGGCATCAACGTGATCTTCTACTACTCGACGACGCTCTGGCAGGCGGTCGGTTTCGACGAGAGCAACGCGCTGCTGGTGAGCGTCATCACGAGCGTCACCAACGTGCTGGTGACCCTCATCGCGATCTTCCTCGTGGACCGGGTGGGACGTAAGCCCATCCTGCTCACGGGCTCCGTCCTGATGGCGCTGTCGCTGGGCGCCATGGCGCTGTCGTTCTCGTTCGCCACCGGCGAGGGCACGGACATCTCCCTGCCGGGCGCCTGGGGGCCGGTGGCCCTCGTCGCGGCGAACCTGTTCGTCGTCGGCTTCGGCGCCTCGTGGGGACCTCTTGTGTGGGTTCTTCTGGGCGAGATCTTCCCCAGCCGCATCCGGGGCAAGGCCCTCGGCGTGGCCGCCGGGGCGCAGTGGATCGCGAACTTCCTCGTGTCGTGGACCTTCCCGGAGCTCTCGTCGTGGTCGCTGCCGCTGACCTACCTGATGTACGCGATCTTCGCGGCTCTGTCGTTCGTTTTCGTGCTCTGGAAGATCCCCGAGACGAAGGGCATGGAGCTCGAACAGACCGAGACGCTGTTCGTCAAGAAACCCCGTCAGAAGAAGTGA
- the rsmA gene encoding 16S rRNA (adenine(1518)-N(6)/adenine(1519)-N(6))-dimethyltransferase RsmA, whose translation MTVHLLGAAEIRALAAELDVTPTKKLGQNFVVDANTVRKIVQVAGVAAGEHVVEVGPGLGSLTLAILETGASVVAVEIDHRLAERLPATARAHGVRDGMLRVVDADALTVRDLPGEPTVLVANLPYNVSVPVLLHFLEHFDHLQRGVVMVQAEVGERLAAPPGSKVYGAPSVKAAWYGAWRLAGTVSRQVFWPVPNVDSVLVGFRRDAEARGDEAERVATFRIVDAAFQQRRKMLRQALSGLFGGSAASASAVLEQAGVDPTLRGEQLTIDDFQRIARVRP comes from the coding sequence ATGACCGTGCACCTGCTCGGCGCGGCCGAGATCCGCGCGTTGGCCGCCGAGCTCGATGTCACTCCGACGAAGAAGCTGGGGCAGAACTTCGTCGTCGACGCCAACACGGTGCGAAAGATCGTGCAGGTGGCCGGCGTCGCGGCCGGTGAGCATGTCGTGGAGGTCGGTCCGGGTCTCGGCTCCCTCACTCTCGCGATCCTCGAGACCGGCGCGAGCGTGGTGGCGGTGGAGATCGACCACCGGCTCGCCGAGCGCCTGCCCGCCACCGCCCGCGCCCACGGCGTGCGTGACGGGATGCTGCGCGTGGTGGATGCGGATGCGCTCACCGTCCGCGACCTGCCGGGAGAGCCCACGGTGCTCGTGGCCAACCTGCCCTACAACGTCTCGGTCCCGGTTCTCCTGCACTTCCTCGAGCACTTCGACCACCTCCAGCGCGGCGTCGTCATGGTGCAGGCCGAGGTCGGGGAGCGCCTCGCCGCCCCTCCCGGGTCGAAGGTCTACGGCGCCCCGAGCGTCAAGGCCGCCTGGTACGGCGCCTGGCGGCTGGCGGGCACCGTGTCGCGCCAGGTCTTCTGGCCGGTCCCGAACGTCGACAGCGTGCTCGTCGGTTTCCGCCGCGACGCCGAGGCACGCGGCGACGAGGCGGAGCGCGTCGCGACGTTCCGCATCGTGGACGCCGCGTTCCAGCAGCGCCGCAAGATGCTGCGCCAGGCGCTGTCGGGGCTGTTCGGCGGCTCGGCCGCATCCGCGAGCGCCGTGCTCGAGCAGGCCGGCGTGGATCCGACGCTCCGGGGCGAGCAGCTGACGATCGACGACTTCCAGCGGATCGCCCGGGTCCGGCCATGA
- a CDS encoding arsenate reductase ArsC, translating to MSVPVVLFVCVHNAGRSQMAAGFARALGGDGVEVRSGGSEPASAINPVAVEVMAERGIDITRNVPQLLATEDVRQADAVITMGCGDACPIFPGKRYEDWELRDPAGQGPDMVREVRNDIEARVRRLLVELGVLSD from the coding sequence ATGAGCGTGCCCGTCGTCCTCTTCGTGTGCGTCCACAACGCCGGCCGGTCGCAGATGGCGGCCGGCTTCGCCCGGGCTCTGGGCGGCGACGGCGTCGAGGTGCGCTCGGGCGGATCGGAGCCCGCATCCGCCATCAACCCCGTCGCGGTCGAGGTCATGGCCGAGCGGGGCATCGACATCACCCGCAACGTCCCCCAACTCCTGGCGACCGAGGACGTCCGCCAGGCGGATGCCGTGATCACGATGGGATGCGGGGACGCCTGCCCGATCTTCCCCGGCAAGCGCTACGAGGACTGGGAGCTGCGCGACCCCGCCGGGCAGGGCCCGGACATGGTCCGCGAGGTGCGCAACGACATCGAGGCGCGCGTGCGCCGACTCCTCGTCGAGCTCGGCGTCCTCTCCGACTGA
- a CDS encoding phosphodiesterase, with translation MRAGEYPAAERVLLHLSDTHLRAPGPKLFGRVDGLRLLERALERIEASGIRPDGIVFTGDLVDLGEADAYTALRGLVEPFARQLDAPVFWVMGNHDERGAFRARLLDAAPATTPFDRVDEIDGLRLITLDTTVPGAHHGELRPAQLAWLREQLAQPAPLGTILAMHHPPVPSVLPLAASVELRDQGALAEVLRGSDVRAIIAGHLHYSTFATFAGIPVSVASSTCYAQDLTVPVGGTRPQDGAQSYNLVHVFAETVVHSVVTVDAPHPLEYIDPVEAQRRLHSAGIAQDVSAGRTPPTAPIPILR, from the coding sequence ATGCGTGCTGGGGAGTATCCGGCGGCCGAACGTGTACTGCTGCACCTGAGCGACACCCACCTGCGAGCGCCGGGGCCGAAGCTGTTCGGCCGCGTGGACGGGCTCCGCCTGCTCGAGCGCGCGCTCGAGCGCATCGAGGCCAGCGGCATCCGTCCCGACGGCATCGTCTTCACGGGCGACCTCGTCGACCTGGGCGAGGCGGACGCGTACACCGCCCTGCGCGGCCTCGTCGAGCCCTTCGCCCGGCAGCTGGACGCGCCGGTGTTCTGGGTGATGGGAAACCACGACGAGCGCGGCGCCTTCCGGGCGCGCCTGTTGGATGCGGCCCCCGCCACGACCCCGTTCGACCGCGTCGACGAGATCGACGGACTCCGCCTGATCACGCTCGACACGACCGTCCCCGGCGCGCACCACGGCGAACTGCGCCCCGCCCAGCTCGCGTGGCTGCGGGAGCAGCTGGCCCAGCCTGCGCCGCTCGGCACGATCCTCGCCATGCACCATCCGCCCGTCCCGAGTGTGCTCCCGCTCGCGGCGAGTGTCGAGCTGCGCGATCAGGGCGCGCTCGCCGAGGTGCTGCGCGGCAGCGACGTGCGGGCGATCATCGCCGGCCACCTGCACTATTCGACCTTCGCGACGTTCGCCGGCATCCCGGTCTCGGTCGCGTCCTCGACCTGCTACGCCCAGGACCTCACGGTCCCCGTCGGCGGCACCCGCCCGCAGGACGGCGCGCAGTCGTACAACCTCGTGCACGTGTTCGCCGAGACCGTCGTGCACTCCGTGGTCACGGTGGACGCACCGCATCCGCTCGAGTACATCGATCCCGTCGAGGCGCAGCGACGCCTGCACTCGGCGGGCATCGCGCAGGACGTCAGCGCAGGGCGGACGCCTCCGACCGCTCCCATCCCGATCCTGCGCTGA
- a CDS encoding stealth conserved region 3 domain-containing protein, with translation MVSLSALPADPHPWAALLTREDIVLESGMLHLRHDDLSPLDAHLADLAMIADALTDAGIEPLLIRHGFRDEAIVVDVADQDRAWAAVTRLCVGEPVYVKPKGLSAVPAPDHTPRRGAPSALRVFRPRLAGSLRYGASHGVRLEFWRFGAETVEAPHANSLTRRIIAAADIERVSIQRHGRSWQSLRGMFDPHPNEMIDDIDMVFSWVDGSSSEFQRQRAAQMAGYVVGEGDDGPARYRHVDELRYALRSVYMYAPWVRRIFIATDSPTPAWLADHPRVTVVRSEEFFADTSVLPIHNSHAVEAQLHRIDGLAEHFLYSNDDMFFGRSVAPELFFSPAGISQFVECDVRIGTGPNAPHRSGHDNALRVNRELLRERFGRTITHDLEHCATPLRRSVMAELEQTFAEDFARTAASRFRSATDISVTNSLYHYYAAFTGRAVATTAPRTRYYQTTMADSLRRMSRLAERRDVDMFCLNDGGSAEVPEEVRVRVVTELLERMFPVRAPWELPAVSAGSGWERSEASALR, from the coding sequence ATGGTCTCTCTGTCTGCTCTTCCCGCCGACCCCCACCCCTGGGCGGCGCTTCTGACGCGTGAGGACATCGTGCTCGAATCGGGCATGCTCCACCTCCGTCACGACGATCTCTCCCCGCTCGACGCGCACCTCGCGGATCTCGCGATGATCGCCGATGCGCTGACGGACGCCGGCATCGAGCCGCTGCTGATCCGCCACGGGTTCCGCGACGAGGCGATCGTCGTCGACGTGGCCGATCAGGACCGCGCATGGGCGGCGGTGACGCGGCTGTGCGTCGGCGAACCGGTGTACGTCAAGCCCAAGGGCCTGAGCGCGGTGCCCGCCCCCGACCACACCCCGCGCCGCGGCGCACCGAGCGCCCTGCGCGTCTTCCGCCCACGGCTGGCCGGATCGTTGCGCTACGGCGCGTCGCACGGCGTGCGCCTGGAGTTCTGGCGCTTCGGCGCAGAGACGGTCGAAGCGCCGCATGCCAACTCACTGACCCGGCGCATCATCGCCGCGGCCGACATCGAGCGCGTCAGCATCCAGCGTCACGGCCGCTCCTGGCAGAGCCTGCGGGGCATGTTCGACCCGCATCCGAACGAGATGATCGATGACATCGACATGGTCTTCTCGTGGGTCGACGGCTCATCGAGCGAGTTCCAGCGTCAGCGCGCCGCCCAGATGGCCGGTTACGTGGTGGGCGAAGGAGACGACGGACCGGCCCGCTACCGGCACGTCGACGAGCTGCGCTACGCGCTGCGCAGCGTCTACATGTACGCGCCGTGGGTGCGTCGCATCTTCATCGCCACCGACTCGCCGACGCCTGCCTGGCTCGCCGATCATCCGCGGGTGACGGTCGTGCGCAGCGAGGAGTTCTTCGCCGACACCTCGGTGCTGCCGATCCACAACTCGCACGCCGTCGAGGCGCAACTGCACCGGATCGACGGGCTCGCCGAGCATTTCCTCTACTCGAACGACGACATGTTCTTCGGCCGGAGCGTCGCGCCGGAGCTCTTCTTCTCCCCCGCCGGCATCTCGCAGTTCGTGGAGTGCGACGTGCGCATCGGCACGGGGCCGAACGCGCCGCACCGCAGCGGGCACGACAACGCCCTGCGGGTCAACCGCGAGCTCCTGCGCGAGCGCTTCGGACGCACCATCACGCACGACCTCGAGCACTGCGCGACGCCCCTTCGCCGCAGTGTGATGGCCGAGCTGGAGCAGACGTTCGCCGAAGACTTCGCGCGCACCGCCGCATCCCGGTTCCGCTCGGCCACCGACATCTCGGTGACGAACAGCCTGTACCACTACTACGCCGCCTTCACCGGTCGCGCGGTGGCCACGACCGCGCCGCGCACCCGCTACTACCAGACGACCATGGCGGACTCGCTGCGACGCATGAGCCGGCTGGCCGAGCGCCGCGACGTCGACATGTTCTGCCTGAACGACGGAGGTTCGGCCGAGGTGCCCGAAGAGGTGCGCGTGCGCGTGGTCACCGAGCTCCTGGAGCGCATGTTCCCGGTGCGTGCGCCGTGGGAGCTTCCCGCGGTCAGCGCAGGATCGGGATGGGAGCGGTCGGAGGCGTCCGCCCTGCGCTGA
- a CDS encoding aldo/keto reductase — translation MDYRQVGRSGLYLPPISLGLWWNFGDNVAFDRQREILRHSFDSGITHFDLADNYGPPYGAAETNFGRMMREDFGRYRDELIISSKAGWDMWPGPYGDYASRKHILAGAEQSLKRMNLDYVDIFYSHRVDPVTPIEETIGALDTLVRQGKALYVGISSYSAERTAVASAVARSLGTPLVIHQPAYSILNRWVEDGLTGVLRQEEMSAIAFTPLAQGLLTGKYLGDGRGQRSQTRSSLPDKPLSHATIAALRGLNVVAKERGQTLAQMAIQWVLREPTVASALIGASSVEQIDENIAALTGPAFDTEELERIDALAEGIDVDLWAVSSKL, via the coding sequence ATGGACTACCGCCAGGTCGGCCGATCGGGTCTGTACCTGCCGCCGATCTCGCTCGGACTGTGGTGGAACTTCGGTGACAACGTCGCGTTCGACAGGCAGCGCGAGATCCTCCGTCACTCCTTCGACAGCGGCATCACGCACTTCGACCTCGCCGACAACTACGGCCCTCCCTACGGCGCCGCGGAGACGAACTTCGGGCGCATGATGCGCGAGGACTTCGGTCGCTACCGCGACGAGCTGATCATCTCGTCGAAGGCGGGCTGGGACATGTGGCCCGGTCCCTACGGCGACTACGCCTCTCGCAAGCACATCCTCGCGGGCGCCGAGCAGTCCCTGAAGCGGATGAACCTCGACTACGTCGACATCTTCTACTCCCACCGGGTCGACCCCGTGACGCCGATCGAGGAGACCATCGGCGCCCTCGACACCCTCGTGCGCCAGGGCAAGGCGCTCTACGTCGGAATCTCGTCGTACAGCGCCGAGCGCACGGCCGTCGCCTCGGCGGTGGCGCGCAGCCTCGGAACGCCGCTCGTGATCCACCAGCCCGCCTACTCCATCCTCAACCGCTGGGTCGAGGACGGTCTGACCGGCGTGCTGCGCCAGGAGGAGATGTCGGCCATCGCCTTCACGCCGCTGGCGCAGGGCCTGCTGACCGGCAAGTATCTCGGAGACGGCCGCGGTCAGCGCTCGCAGACCCGGAGCTCGCTGCCCGACAAGCCGCTCTCGCACGCCACGATCGCGGCGCTGCGCGGACTCAACGTGGTGGCGAAGGAGCGGGGTCAGACCCTCGCGCAGATGGCGATCCAGTGGGTGCTGCGCGAGCCGACGGTCGCATCCGCGCTCATCGGTGCGTCCAGCGTCGAGCAGATCGACGAGAACATCGCCGCTCTCACCGGGCCCGCCTTCGACACCGAGGAGCTGGAGCGCATCGACGCGCTGGCCGAGGGCATCGACGTCGACCTGTGGGCGGTGTCCTCGAAACTGTGA
- a CDS encoding 4-(cytidine 5'-diphospho)-2-C-methyl-D-erythritol kinase — protein sequence MSISRVPSRVHVRAPGKINVFLEVGQVQDDGYHDVASAYQAVSAFEDVWATPADTISVEVTGSVDVAGVPLDDRNLAVRAARLLAADTGYRGGVHLEIHKGVPVAGGMGGGSADAAAALLACDALWDTRLGTPQLQALAARLGADVPFALMGGTAVGVGRGDELSPALARGRFDWVIVTSQDGLSTPEVYRALDEHRARHALDISPASRRPRVDNDVLHALRAGDAAMLASSARNDLQVAALSLRPRLGDVLEAGEREGALVGLVSGSGPTLAFLAADAEAAIELQIVLSASGHVAHHVHGPVPGARIID from the coding sequence GTGAGCATCTCGCGAGTGCCGTCGCGCGTCCATGTGCGCGCCCCGGGGAAGATCAACGTCTTCCTCGAGGTCGGTCAGGTGCAGGACGACGGGTATCACGACGTCGCGAGCGCGTACCAGGCCGTGTCGGCGTTCGAGGATGTCTGGGCGACGCCGGCCGACACGATCAGCGTCGAGGTGACGGGCTCCGTCGACGTTGCGGGGGTGCCGCTCGACGACCGCAATCTGGCCGTCCGCGCGGCACGGCTCCTCGCGGCCGACACCGGGTACCGGGGCGGCGTGCATCTCGAGATCCACAAGGGCGTCCCCGTCGCGGGCGGTATGGGAGGCGGATCTGCGGATGCGGCGGCGGCTCTTCTCGCCTGCGACGCCCTCTGGGACACCCGGCTGGGAACGCCTCAGCTGCAGGCGCTCGCCGCGCGGCTGGGAGCCGACGTGCCCTTCGCGCTCATGGGTGGCACCGCGGTCGGCGTGGGTCGGGGTGACGAACTGAGCCCCGCGCTCGCCCGCGGCCGATTCGACTGGGTCATCGTCACGAGCCAGGACGGCCTGTCCACGCCCGAGGTGTACCGCGCGCTGGACGAGCATCGTGCCCGGCATGCGCTCGACATCTCGCCGGCCTCGCGTCGACCCCGCGTCGACAACGACGTCCTGCATGCGCTTCGCGCGGGGGATGCGGCCATGCTGGCCTCTTCCGCCCGCAACGACCTGCAGGTCGCGGCTTTGAGCCTGCGGCCGCGGCTCGGCGACGTCCTGGAGGCGGGGGAGCGCGAGGGGGCATTGGTGGGCCTGGTTTCGGGATCCGGGCCCACGCTCGCGTTCCTCGCCGCCGACGCCGAGGCCGCGATCGAGCTTCAGATCGTGCTCAGCGCGAGCGGGCACGTTGCCCACCATGTGCACGGGCCGGTGCCCGGCGCCCGGATCATCGACTGA